In Pocillopora verrucosa isolate sample1 chromosome 13, ASM3666991v2, whole genome shotgun sequence, one genomic interval encodes:
- the LOC131783108 gene encoding uncharacterized protein, with amino-acid sequence MAEIQCVVFTTLLLLSALTCVSGKIGKCEKIKIPLCQGIGYNFTSMPNMFNHDTQEEAALEVHQFWPLVEIKCSADLKLFLCSMFAPNCQPNVKKRVPPCRSICERARDGCARLMRQYGFSWPKRMTCKTFPELGGDKPCMEGNGIVANGTSTTAHPLETVLPKKTTPFKKCEKIKIPLCQGIGYNFTYMPNMFNHDTQEEAALEVHQFWPLVEIKCSADLKLFLCSIYTPICQWNYGKEIPPCRSLCQKAREGCAPLMRQYGFSWPKRLRCENFPKLGHKICIGPNGNSAKGSVTTSLPSVAVLPTKTLTAPKKCKKIKIPFCQGIGYNRTSLPNIKEEDAVYFQQFRPLFGGKCSPNLKLFLCSMYAPECRPNVTDPLPPCRSTCKQAKRGCAPFMRLHHVRWPKRLRCKNFPKAGGKKSCIDPNGIVHKGA; translated from the coding sequence ATGGCTGAAATTCAGTGCGTCGTTTTCACGACCTTGCTGCTTTTGAGTGCGCTCACCTGCGTTTCTGGTAAAATAGGAAAATGTGAGAAGATCAAAATACCATTGTGCCAAGGCATTGGCTACAACTTCACTTCCATGCCAAACATGTTCAACCACGACACGCAGGAAGAGGCAGCGCTTGAAGTTCATCAATTTTGGCCGCTAGTAGAGATCAAGTGTTCGGCGGACCTGAAGCTCTTCCTCTGTTCCATGTTTGCTCCAAACTGCCAGCCAAACGTCAAAAAAAGAGTTCCACCATGTCGTTCGATTTGTGAAAGGGCAAGAGATGGTTGTGCACGTTTAATGCGTCAGTATGGCTTTTCTTGGCCCAAACGCATGACATGCAAAACGTTTCCTGAACTCGGTGGCGATAAGCCGTGCATGGAAGGAAACGGAATTGTAGCGAACGGAACGTCAACGACAGCTCATCCTTTAGAGACTGTTCTTCCAAAGAAAACAACCCCATTTAAGAAATGTGAGAAGATCAAAATACCTTTGTGTCAGGGCATCGGCTACAACTTCACCTACATGCCAAACATGTTCAACCACGACACACAGGAAGAAGCGGCGCTTGAAGTTCACCAATTCTGGCCGCTAGTCGAGATCAAATGTTCGGCTGACCTGAAGCTCTTCCTGTGCTCCATTTATACTCCTATATGTCAGTGGAACTATGGGAAAGAAATTCCCCCATGTCGATCGCTTTGCCAAAAAGCAAGGGAAGGTTGTGCGCCTCTTATGCGCCAGTACGGCTTTTCGTGGCCCAAGCGATTGAGATGCGAAAATTTTCCGAAACTCGGCCATAAGATATGCATAGGACCAAACGGAAATTCAGCCAAAGGATCCGTAACGACATCTTTACCTTCAGTCGCTGTTCTTCCAACGAAAACTTTGACCGCTCCaaagaaatgtaaaaagataaaaataccTTTCTGCCAAGGTATTGGCTACAACCGTACCTCACTACCAAACATCAAGGAGGAAGATGCCGTCTATTTCCAACAGTTCAGGCCACTATTTGGAGGCAAGTGTTCTCCAAATCTGAAGCTCTTTCTTTGCTCCATGTACGCTCCTGAATGCCGACCGAATGTCACAGACCCACTTCCTCCTTGTCGCTCGACTTGCAAACAAGCGAAGAGAGGTTGTGCTCCTTTCATGCGCTTGCATCACGTTCGTTGGCCCAAGAGATTGAGAtgcaaaaattttccaaaagctGGAGGCAAGAAGTCGTGCATAGACCCGAACGGGATTGTACATAAGGGTGCATAA
- the LOC131783124 gene encoding uncharacterized protein yields MSAIANHFGSWIVTALIVFFPLYVKGDIAPDIITSYPEDNLIYDDHMEYQRAKRSDVQDDDDKASDDDDELADEGFDDEDEDYEENDQNSRTGVRSSYSSGLRKKDEIDQKNAMSEEQRQQQQHESIDDDDDDESGLDEAGWSSGSSEDSERSAGESGSAEGRNQSFYASREHVSGGDGDDDASANRDEIEGSSDMNRGQTKLIESEEKKPAVSVHRSKPRNLIKMVLEESRHAEQLEKLETGNHEETSAQDSGSSAALVQQSDDQKVYHKESTVKGNQTELPQNGTSLHQNIPRNSSNETSVTVEDKAKNMVNESASKLLRNTTFPNEKTKDEGRSKPQAKQVDLVRKQEGVRKKSVKKASVGVSHVKHLARKRVHGNHMTSHVVHPQVAKKLSKVVHKKTVNKGSSQMCHTDKIFSGHSLKGSTRAGHFDTLGETPSMHACLQRCCSKHTCDVALLIDGHCFGVACYSKELCEPVPIPHPHFVFSQLGLVSKGQKRGEIEKNRVFHCEYGNLTLKNNEQWSGELCGGVVTCKDGIATVKKCPGIPPKPNDCTKPRLVVRHRKGECCTMKWKCKARHCTFNNRVIKHGYKLSDPLCTGVLSCYNGQLHMEYCPKIPQKPKDCARPKLKTISVPGKCCKKLWVCSDKSCKYDGLKLSHGEKLTDASCAVVMECRNGFLHDKQCPGPPPVPRGCINPSLKVKRIPGECCEMNWTCDIR; encoded by the exons ATGTCTGCCATCGCAAACCACTTTGGGTCTTGGATCGTGACG gcTCTGAttgttttcttccctttgtATGTAAAAG GCGACATTGCTCCAGACATTATTACAAGCTACCCAGAGGACAATTTGATATATGACGATCATATGGAATATCAACGAGCAAAACGTTCTGATGTACAGGACGACGACGATAAAGCgagtgacgatgatgacgaaCTTGCAGATGAGGGATTCGACGATGAAGATGAGGACTATGAAGAAAACGATCAGAACTCGAGGACCGGTGTCAGAAGCTCTTACTCTTCGGGTCTTCGTAAGAAAGATGAGATTGATCAGAAGAATGCGATGTCAGAAGAGCAGCGGCAACAGCAGCAGCACGAGAGCattgatgatgacgatgatgacgaaAGCGGTTTGGATGAAGCAGGTTGGTCTTCAGGTTCTTCTGAAGACAGTGAACGCAGTGCTGGCGAAAGTGGAAGTGCTGAGGGcagaaatcaaagtttttatGCAAG caGAGAACACGTTTCTGGAGGAGATGGTGATGACGACGCTTCAGCAAACAGGGATGAAATCGAAGGAAGCAGTGACATGAACCGAGGACAGACTAAACTCATCGAATCAGAAGAGAAAAAACCTGCTGTGAGTGTGCACCGATCTAAGCCAAGAAACTTGATCAAAATGGTGCTAGAAGAATCCAGACACGCGGAACAACTTGAAAAACTGGAAACAGGGAATCACGAAGAAACTTCAGCCCAAGACTCGGGCTCATCGGCTGCCTTAGTTCAGCAGAGTGATGACCAAAAGGTTTACCATAAAGAGAGTACagtgaaaggaaaccaaacagAGCTGCCACAAAATGGAACGAGTTTACATCAAAATATTCCTAGAAATTCTTCGAATGAAACTTCAGTTACGGTAGAAGACAAAGCTAAAAACATGGTAAATGAAAGTGCTTCGAAACTTCTAAGGAATACAACGTTTCctaatgagaaaacaaaagatgaagGAAGATCAAAACCTCAAGCTAAACAAGTAGACCTTGTTCGTAAACAAGAGGGAGTGCGGAAAAAGAGCGTGAAGAAAGCATCCGTTGGAGTTTCTCATGTGAAACACTTGGCAAGAAAGAGAGTGCACGGCAATCATATGACATCCCATGTCGTGCATCCACAGGTGgcaaaaaaactttcaaaagtcGTGCACAAAAAGACTGTCAATAAAG GTTCATCACAGATGTGTCATACGGACAAGATTTTTTCTGGCCATTCCTTAAAAGGCAGCACTAGAGCTGGACATTTTGATACTCTGGGTGAGACCCCGAGCATGCACGCTTGCCTTCAGCGGTGTTGCAGTAAGCACACGTGTGACGTTGCGCTTTTGATTGATGGGCATTGTTTTGGTGTGGCCTGTTACAGCAAGGAGCTCTGCGAACCTGTACCAATCCCTCATCCACATTTCGTATTCTCTCAACTTGGGCTTGTCAGTAAGGGGCAAAAGAGAGGAGAAATCGAGAAGAACCGAG TGTTCCATTGTGAATACGGGAATCTTACGCTGAAAAACAATGAACAGTGGAGTGGTGAGCTTTGTGGAGGAGTTGTCACGTGCAAAGATGGCATAGCTACTGTGAAAAAATGTCCGGGAATTCCACCTAAACCAAATGATTGCACCAAGCCTCGACTGGTGGTAAGACACAGAAAAGGAGAATGCTGTACAATGAAATGGAAATGCAAAG CAAGACACTGTACTTTCAATAATCGTGTTATCAAGCACGGTTACAAGTTGAGTGATCCATTATGTACGGGAGTTTTGAGCTGTTATAATGGTCAGTTACACATGGAATACTGCCCAAAAATACCACAAAAACCCAAGGACTGTGCGCGACCCAAGTTGAAGACTATTAGTGTGCCTGGAAAATGCTGCAAGAAACTTTGGGTTTGTTCAG ATAAAAGTTGTAAATATGATGGCCTAAAATTATCGCACGGAGAGAAACTCACTGATGCGTCATGTGCAGTGGTCATGGAATGTAGAAATGGCTTCCTTCACGATAAACAGTGCCCAGGCCCTCCTCCGGTGCCGCGTGGGTGCATCAATCCCTCACTGAAGGTTAAGCGTATTCCAGGTGAATGCTGTGAGATGAACTGGACATGTGATATTAGATAA
- the LOC131783125 gene encoding transcription factor Jun-like, whose amino-acid sequence MEETSDTPFYQDEGISSHIISPYLFDKSALHLNLQPLAEDPKIGDLKKHATPSELRSPDLGLLKLGSPELEKMIMSLQGNVTSVSNVSSLFNSNVHAPVNADHDHEPYSRGFTDALQDLHDRQISRESSLIDLADNAAESTDPFLGHTTVRNASFLTTVPAATIRTSTESVVYSSNSSRVDASDFFASNGGSFSAPVKGGTIYPYNASGVPGYTTLYSYPSENPPYSAYQDFNLENTANLRAFASYNNALAQEKTELSGYKLENQGQIVSDHGSLQPIDLEVQEIVKRERKKQRNRIASSKCRKRKLEREARLETRVKELKERNIELNAVANALKQQVCDLKQRVMDHVNEGCQIMLAHQSQM is encoded by the coding sequence ATGGAAGAAACGAGCGACACTCCCTTCTATCAGGATGAGGGGATTTCATCACACATTATTTCGCCCTACCTCTTTGACAAGTCAGCCTTGCACTTAAACTTACAGCCTTTGGCGGAGGATCCAAAGATTGGAGATCTAAAAAAACATGCAACGCCTTCGGAGCTACGGTCACCCGATCTGGGTTTGCTTAAGCTTGGTTCACCCGAACTGGAGAAAATGATCATGTCTTTGCAGGGAAATGTGACAAGCGTCTCGAATGTTAGCTCGCTCTTTAACTCAAACGTTCACGCACCGGTCAACGCAGATCACGATCACGAACCATATTCACGTGGGTTCACCGATGCGTTGCAAGACCTACATGATCGACAGATTAGCAGAGAGTCTTCTCTTATAGATTTAGCGGACAACGCTGCGGAGTCTACGGATCCATTTTTAGGGCACACTACCGTGAGAAATGCATCCTTTTTGACGACAGTACCGGCGGCTACGATAAGAACTTCAACGGAGTCTGTCGTGTATTCTTCAAACTCTTCGCGCGTGGATGCTAGTGATTTCTTTGCGAGCAACGGAGGGTCTTTTTCTGCCCCAGTAAAAGGAGGCACAATTTATCCTTATAATGCCTCAGGTGTACCGGGCTACACGACGTTGTATTCGTATCCATCAGAAAATCCTCCATATTCCGCTTATCAAGATTTTAATCTTGAGAACACCGCTAATTTGCGTGCTTTTGCGTCTTATAATAACGCGCTTGCTCAAGAAAAAACGGAATTGTCTGGGTACAAATTGGAAAATCAAGGGCAGATAGTTTCCGATCATGGATCTTTGCAACCAATTGATCTGGAAGTTCAAGAGATCGTGAAACGAGAGCGGAAAAAGCAACGGAACAGAATCGCTTCTTCTAAGTGTAGGAAGAGGAAACTGGAACGCGAGGCGAGGTTGGAAACACgggtcaaagagttaaaagagaGGAATATTGAATTAAACGCGGTAGCCAATGCGCTTAAACAGCAAGTCTGTGATTTGAAGCAAAGAGTCATGGATCATGTTAATGAAGGCTGCCAAATTATGCTAGCTCACCAATCCCAAATGTAA